In Nitrososphaera sp., the sequence CTGGCGTCAATTGCGCTGTTTTGGAGCCCTGCCGCCGCCCTGGATCCGGGCGTTCCGGTCATGAAAGCAAGCAACGGCCTTTTCAATATAGACACTTTCTCGATTAACGGGACCATTGCCTCGCTTGTCTATACTCAATCAGTACCGTACATCCTAACGGGAAACTGGAGCCTCGATGTCAGTTCTGCCAACGCAACTGCTTTTCAAGCAAACATAAACGCACTAAAGTCTGACGGATCTGATTCCCAAAGCTTCCGGCTTGCGAATTTTGTCGCCGGCCCAAACAGCATCGTGACAAACAGGACCGATGGCTCGAAGGTCATATCAGGCTATGTCGACATTGCCAATTCAAACCAGCTGTTTCACAGGATACCCGTGACATTGACAATAGCAAAATTCAGAGCAATCAGCATTGTGCTCGGCGACGCAATGCCGGGAATCCTGGTTGCAAGCCAGCCAATCTATGGCACCGTTGAGCAGCAAAATTCTCTGACTCAAACCTCCGCAGTTAGCAGTCCACTCCTGCCCGAAGGAAACGGTGCGGCCATTACGAACAACGCCACGCCGCCAATCGGCCTGCCGCAGCTGCCAAATCCCTTTTTGCGTTAAGGGTTCCGCTCTATGTTTTGCAGCGGAATAGTCACGTTATCATGCACAGCAGGCTCTTCCGATAAAGAAGCTTCTGCATTTTCAGGCCGGGCAAACTGCCTGCTCAGAGTCAAATAGTCCAGCAGAATCTTGCTTCGCTGGTCGCCCATCTCGCTTGTCTTGGTCTCAAAAACCCCGTGAATGGCAAGCTTGTCATCCTTTGTCTGGTACAGCCCGATGTCAATCAACCCGTGCCCGTTTGAGATTATCGCCTGCCTCATGCTCTGTATCAGAAGAGTGGAATCCGGAAAAGGCCTTGGCACGTAGGACACAACCTCGTCGATTATTGTGTCGCCGTAAATCATAACCGCGTTGCTAAGGATCAGGTAGTTTGGAATCTTAATTAGCCGTCCGGTCCTCACCGACGGGAGGCGCTCGCCGTCGCCTACCTCCATCACCGTGGTCCGCAATATGCCGATGTCCATCACATCGCCCTTGACCACCCCGGGAATAATAGAGACCTTGATCCTGTTTCCTATCCTGATGTCGCGGTTGTACTTCATGACCATAGTGGCAATGAGGTCCGCGATATAGTCCTTGAACACGAACGAGACGCCCATCGAGCTGAACACGATACTCAGCAGTGGGAGGTACGTGACAAGATCCATTGCCATCGTTCGCAGTAAAGCGCCTTTCGGGTTAAGCCGATAACTCGAAAATAGCTAACCGGTAATGAAAAACAATTCAACTTTAAATCGAGATTATCTTGCTGCAGGAAAGGCATTGGACGGTCACCGAGGCGCCCGCCGTCTGAGAGTTTTGCAGTACCTTGAATTTCCTGCCTCCGCAGTCGGGGCAGATGGGGCACGCTCTCAGTCCGCCGGTCACGACTACCACTTGTGAGGCACGCTGTCGGATCGGCTTATCATCTGTATCCTCTCAACGCCCCTGACCTGCTCGATTATCTCTGCGACTGCCTCCGGCACCAGGGTTTTCCAGGGCTTGCCGTCGGCCATCAGCTGGCGGATGTTCGTGCCATTGTATTCCTCCATTCTCACAAACCTTGGCTGCCGCACCTCAATTTCAGAGCCCTGCTCGCTTACAAGCAGCTGGACAAACTCGTTTCCCGAATAAACCACATGGAACGGCGGCATGAGAGACCTGATGTGCGCAAGCCAGCGCGCATTGTTCTCGTCGTTTGGAAACGGCACGATGTAGCAGCGGTTAAGGTCGGCACCTGCATGGGCGAGCGAGTTGTGTATCATTGCCATCCTCTCGCCGGCGGTGAACGGATCCTTTTCGATAAAGTTGAACTGCGCGCTCCCGATGCCGATTATCAGCTCGTCACACTCGGCGAGTATCTGCTGCGCAAGCGCCAGATGGCCGTTGTGGAAGGGCTGGAACCGGCCAAGCATCAGTCCCCTGATCTTTGGTTTTCTTGACCCCGACCTGCCCACGCAAGCGCTACCTCTTGCCTAGCTTTGCCTTCCACTGCTCTATTTCCTTTGCCTCTATCTTGCGAAACACCGGCTCTATCCTGCCAAGAGTATGGCCTGGCTTGACGGCATCCATCTTGCCTGCAGATTCCCACTTCTGCCCGTGCACGCTGCCCTCAAGGCCCAGCTGCTGCCAGATCTTTTCAGCTGCAAAGGGAATGTAAGGTTCAAGCAATATCGCGAGAGAGCGGGAGGCATTGACCGACACGTACAGAGTCGCCGCCGCGGTTTCCTTGTTCGACCATGGCGACTTGCCCTGAAAATACTGGTTCAGGCCTGCGCTGTATGCCATGATAGCCTTGAGGGCCTTGTCTATCTCGTTTCTTTCCAGCAGGTTGCCTGCCTCCACTACCACTTTCGATGGGGCCTCGAGCTGCTTTCGGTCTTCCGGTCCAAACTCGCCGGGCTCCGGCACCTTGGCGCCAAACGTCCTGGCAGTAAAGGAGAGCGCCCTGTTTACAAAATTCCCAACGTTCGCGATAAGCTCGTTGTTTATTTTTTCATAAAACACGTCAAAGTCAAAGTTGAGGTCGTCCTGCGAGTATGTTACCACCGACGCGATGTAGTAGCGCAAATAGTCGGCGCTGAACTGCGATAGAAAGTCCTTAAGGCCGATGTACCAGTTCCTGCTTTTTGATATCTTCTGGTTCTGGAGCATCAGGTGACCCCTCGTTGGAATATAGTCAGGAAGCCTGTATTCCTCGTCAATTCCGATCCTCATTGCTGGCAGAAAGAGATAGTGATGGTAAACGATGTCCTTTCCGATAAAGTGGTAGATTTCTGAACTGTTCCAGTACTGCTTGCCGTCCTTGCCAGTCGTCGAGACCTGCTTGGCAAGCGTAGAGATGTAGCACAGGTGGTTGTCAAACCAGCCGTAGAGAACCTTGCCCTTTGCCTCTTCAAGCGGTATCGGCACGCCCCACGACAGGTCCCGGGTGATGTCCCAGTCCTGCAGCCCCTCGTTTATCCAGTTAATGACATAGTTCTTTACTTCGGGCTGCAGGTGCTCGTTTGACTGGAGCCAGTCCCGCAGCTTGTCTGAAAAACTCGACAGCCTGAAAAAGTAGTGCTTGCTTTCGCGCTTGACAGGCGGCCTTGAGCATATTGCGCATCGAGGCTCGAGGATTTTCTCCGGCACCCTGCCGCAGCTCTCGCAAAGGTCAGAGTATTGGTTTGGGGCGCCGCAGTACGGGCACGTGCCAATTACGTACCTGTCCGGCAAGTACTTGTCGTCGTACTCGCAATAGTACTGGATTACCGGCTTGTCGTAGATGTGGCCGTTTTTGAACAGTTTGGAAAAAACGTACTGCACGAACTTGACGTTGTCCGGGTCGCTGGTGCTTCCAAAATAGTCAAACGATATGCCAAGCGAGGTAAAGTCCTCGTGGTCCCGCACATTCCACGATTTTACATAGTCTTGCGGGGACTTGTTTTCCTTTTCTGCCTTCACAAGAATAGGAGTGCCGAAATCGTCGGTAGCGCAGATGTGGTAAATCTCTCTGCCCTTGAGCCTAGAATATCTTGTAAAAATGTCAGCCGGAAGGTAGGTCGAGGCCACGTGGCCGAGGTGTATCTCACCGTTTGCATAGGGAAGGGCGCTTGTGACAACCGCGCTCTTGATCGTCTCCGGCATCAACAGTCAGATTCGCGATCTAGATTTTAACCTAACTAGACCTGCTGTACTTCTCTTGCTCCGGCGTCAAGGAATCAATCTGAAGCCTCCTGTCTTCAAGCGCGTACGCGGCTACTTTTCTGTCGATTTCGTCCGGGACGCCATAGACTTTCTTTTCAAGCGACTGGGCCTTGTCAGCAGAGTAAAGGATGCATAAAAGCTGGTTTGCAAATGATAGTGCCATCACTTCAGGCGGATTGCCTTCTGCCGCAACTAGGTTGACCACCCTCCCTTCAGATAGCAGATACAGCTTTCTGCCTGAAACGACGTATTGTTCAAGGTTCGGCCTTAACAAAGTGCGTCTGCCGTTAGCCTTTAGATATCCAACGTCAATCTCGACATTAAAGTGCCCGGCATTAGCAAGAATTGCGCCGTCCTTCATATTCTTGAAGTACTCCGCTCTTATCACGCCCTTCTGCCCGGTGCATGTGATAATCAAGTCCCCCATCAAAGTAGCCTCTGACATCCTCCTGACATCATACCCGTCCATGTGTGCCTCCAGGGCCTTGACCGGGTCAACCTCTGTTACCACGACTCGCGCTCCCATTCCACGAGCTCTTGAGGCGACGCCTCTTCCTACCCAGCCGTAGCCACAGACCACGACGGTTTTTCCTGCCACTAGCATCCCGGTGGAACGCAGCACGCCGTCAATAGTGCTCTGCCCGGTGCCGTGTTGATTGTCAAACAGAAACTTTGTTTTAGCATTATTTACCGCGATTACCGGGTAGAGCAGCCTATCCTCGGCTTCAAGAGCCTTCAGGCGCTTTACCCCAGATGTGGTCTCC encodes:
- a CDS encoding mechanosensitive ion channel domain-containing protein, whose translation is MAMDLVTYLPLLSIVFSSMGVSFVFKDYIADLIATMVMKYNRDIRIGNRIKVSIIPGVVKGDVMDIGILRTTVMEVGDGERLPSVRTGRLIKIPNYLILSNAVMIYGDTIIDEVVSYVPRPFPDSTLLIQSMRQAIISNGHGLIDIGLYQTKDDKLAIHGVFETKTSEMGDQRSKILLDYLTLSRQFARPENAEASLSEEPAVHDNVTIPLQNIERNP
- a CDS encoding nicotinamide-nucleotide adenylyltransferase, with product MLGRFQPFHNGHLALAQQILAECDELIIGIGSAQFNFIEKDPFTAGERMAMIHNSLAHAGADLNRCYIVPFPNDENNARWLAHIRSLMPPFHVVYSGNEFVQLLVSEQGSEIEVRQPRFVRMEEYNGTNIRQLMADGKPWKTLVPEAVAEIIEQVRGVERIQMISRSDSVPHKW
- the metG gene encoding methionine--tRNA ligase; translated protein: MPETIKSAVVTSALPYANGEIHLGHVASTYLPADIFTRYSRLKGREIYHICATDDFGTPILVKAEKENKSPQDYVKSWNVRDHEDFTSLGISFDYFGSTSDPDNVKFVQYVFSKLFKNGHIYDKPVIQYYCEYDDKYLPDRYVIGTCPYCGAPNQYSDLCESCGRVPEKILEPRCAICSRPPVKRESKHYFFRLSSFSDKLRDWLQSNEHLQPEVKNYVINWINEGLQDWDITRDLSWGVPIPLEEAKGKVLYGWFDNHLCYISTLAKQVSTTGKDGKQYWNSSEIYHFIGKDIVYHHYLFLPAMRIGIDEEYRLPDYIPTRGHLMLQNQKISKSRNWYIGLKDFLSQFSADYLRYYIASVVTYSQDDLNFDFDVFYEKINNELIANVGNFVNRALSFTARTFGAKVPEPGEFGPEDRKQLEAPSKVVVEAGNLLERNEIDKALKAIMAYSAGLNQYFQGKSPWSNKETAAATLYVSVNASRSLAILLEPYIPFAAEKIWQQLGLEGSVHGQKWESAGKMDAVKPGHTLGRIEPVFRKIEAKEIEQWKAKLGKR
- a CDS encoding adenosylhomocysteinase, translating into MTSKIADPSLVSRGRLAHEWAKARMSILDRIVRSHSAKPLSGLRLGICLHVTRETSVLAMAAKDLGAQVSLCSANPLSAQDDIAAFLDAEGIGVYAWRAETEQEYRDCIRTVAESRPHLVIDDGGDLHSAIHGAKKSSKLPIGGTEETTSGVKRLKALEAEDRLLYPVIAVNNAKTKFLFDNQHGTGQSTIDGVLRSTGMLVAGKTVVVCGYGWVGRGVASRARGMGARVVVTEVDPVKALEAHMDGYDVRRMSEATLMGDLIITCTGQKGVIRAEYFKNMKDGAILANAGHFNVEIDVGYLKANGRRTLLRPNLEQYVVSGRKLYLLSEGRVVNLVAAEGNPPEVMALSFANQLLCILYSADKAQSLEKKVYGVPDEIDRKVAAYALEDRRLQIDSLTPEQEKYSRSS